A portion of the Juglans microcarpa x Juglans regia isolate MS1-56 chromosome 1D, Jm3101_v1.0, whole genome shotgun sequence genome contains these proteins:
- the LOC121267045 gene encoding SKP1-like protein 21 — protein MSEVDMAVIKPEMMKSYIWLQTVDGSIQQVEQEVAMFCPMICHEIIQKGMGSSKNHAISLPPRVNPSMLSLILDYCRFHQVPGHSNKERKSFDEKFIRMDTKRLCELTSAADSLQLKPLVDLTSRALARIIEGKTPEEIREIFHLPDDLTEEEKLEPLKNSTDDPRIRLLNRLYARKRKELKQREKLKNVETEEERADDRSVEDLLSFINGGHGDSKGDKTSKGKKKNRRRKDQLKNASVEESIETHEKDSDGLNFECHGAEVDKLRSNPGGTSKLPDAEDETFPHKVEFDDGDIDDEIDPALKEKIDREVEDFARRLNSDWPERMQEILSLGQERRPVNGNGSLRRYARPDSEWN, from the exons ATGTCAGAAGTTGATATGGCAGTTATTAAACCGGAG ATGATGAAGTCCTATATCTGGCTTCAGACTGTTGATGGTTCAATCCAACAAGTGGAGCAAGAGGTTGCCATGTTTTGCCCTATGATATGTCATGAAATAATACAGAAAGGCATGGGATCATCCAAGAACCATGCAATATCTCTGCCACCACGAGTTAATCCTTCTATGTTGAGCTTAATTCTGGATTACTGCAGGTTTCATCAAGTACCAGGTCACTCTAACAAG GAACGCAAGTCTTTTGATGAAAAGTTCATTAGGATGGACACAAAGAGGCTCTGTGAGTTGACATCCGCTGCTGACAGCCTCCAGTTAAAGCCTTTGGTTGATCTTACCAGTCGTGCCCTTGCACGAATTATAGAAGGAAAAACCCCCGAGGAGATCCGTGAGATATTTCATTTGCCTGATGATCTTACAGAG GAAGAGAAACTGGAGCCTTTAAAAAATTCTACAGACGATCCTCGCATTCGACTATTAAATCGACTCTATgcaagaaagaggaaagaactaaaacaaagagagaaattaAAG AATGTTGAGACTGAAGAAGAGCGTGCCGATGACCGTTCAGTTGAAGATCTCCTGTCATTTATTAACGGAGGACACGGAG ATTCCAAGGGGGATAAAACTTCGAAGGGCAAAAAGAAGAACCGGAGAAGGAAGGATCAACTGAAAAATGCTTCTGTAGAAGAATCCATTGAAACCCATGAAAAG GATTCAGATGGTCTTAATTTTGAATGCCATGGTGCTGAAGTTGACAAGTTGCGGTCCAATCCCGGTGGGACATCAAAATTGCCAGATGCGGAAGATGAGACTTTTCCGCATAAGGTTGAGTTTGATGATGGCGATATTGATGATGAGATTGACCCTGCACTAAAGGAGAAAATTGATAG GGAGGTGGAAGATTTTGCCCGGAGATTGAATTCAGACTGGCCTGAAAGGATGCAAGAAATCCTTTCGTTGGGCCAAGAAAGACGACCAGTAAACGGAAATGGATCCTTAAGGAGATATGCTA GACCAGATTCGGAGTGGAATTAA